In Coccidioides posadasii str. Silveira chromosome 4, complete sequence, one genomic interval encodes:
- a CDS encoding uncharacterized protein (EggNog:ENOG410PGVB~COG:T~TransMembrane:1 (o747-766i)), translating into MRQAIEAYRQAMLAGDRSQFVSRAEDISDHLRMLLAAGSGTTDNHSGNPSIISTNKALYPHFRDMMSKFSKLVLSSHIAAADWPVPDSSKKCLHEAEGVLSGVYGYVNIARQQKGEDIRRLVPGFVSGSTSGGHWQNNNLCDKDPTAFLEHDLGRDLRATPSTALDSALLDRIDDLRKAVVANCRYLDKQLSLKDKIVTSGGHATIGDAVCAACVRILEAFRPWMSHIESIDLAPLGTSLQNPQLADFSLQKQRAYDGVADLVLACQAMSAPLADEWAELRSDALDTRLNDVKVITRQLEQYMSQIGFSLTLLLEQSPLESPGNLPGGKSDVPAPMRMRSESQVRRVPPESIGIPSSYPINGEDLIEQPQRTLDKAQRFFGQPVPREQPIRDVEETPWFLSLDHEGEVFYDTKSEVPQVKCGTLAGLVEQLTRHDKLEPSFKDTFLLTYRSFTTASELFEMLVLRFTLQPPSGLNVTELQSWTEQKQNPIRIRVVSILKSWLETYWMEPNDNANTLLLRRIHAFVTNAVTNTRTPGTTQLLSLIDQRIRGLDTTARRLVPTLSAHTPTPILPKNMKKIKFLDIDPTEFARQLTIIESRLYAKIKPTECLNKTWQKKLGPDEPDPAVNVKALILHSNQLTNWVAEMILTQSDVKRRMVVIKHFVTVAEKCRQMNNYSTLTSIISALGTAPIHRLNRTWSQVSQKTSSTLEAMRKLMASTKNFGEYRETLHLATPPCIPFFGNLLDSPWAWSIWFLSCLTGCILMILCS; encoded by the exons ATGCGTCAGGCTATTGAGGCGTATCGACAGGCGATGCTGGCAGGAGACCGGTCCCAATTCGTGAGTAGAGCAGAGGATATTTCAGACCACTTGCGAATGCTTCTGGCTGCAGGCTCTGGTACGACCGATAATCACTCGGGGAACCCGTCTATCATTTCTACCAACAAGGCGCTGTATCCTCATTTCCGTGACATGATGTCCAAATTTTCCAAGTTGGTCTTGTCGTCCCATATTGCGGCTGCAGATTGGCCCGTTCCAGACTCGTCGAAGAAATGCCTTCATGAAGCCGAGGGCGTCCTCTCCGGCGTTTATGGCTATGTTAATATAGCTAGGCAACAAAAAGGAGAGGATATCCGGCGGCTGGTGCCTGGATTCGTCAGTGGTAGCACTTCTGGAGGGCACTGGCAAAACAATAATCTCTGTGATAAAGATCCCACGGCTTTTCTAGAGCACGATTTAGGCCGAGATCTCCGCGCTACTCCTTCGACGGCACTTGATTCTGCCCTTCTTGACCGAATTGATGATCTTCGAAAGGCGGTGGTTGCCAACTGTCGTTATTTGGATAAGCAGCTTAGTCTGAAGGATAAAATTGTGACCTCTGGCGGACATGCTACAATCGGGGATGCTGTATGCGCCGCCTGCGTTCGCATTCTGGAGGCTTTCCGGCCGTGGATGTCCCATATCGAATCAATCGATCTTGCTCCGTTGGGCACTAGCCTTCAAAACCCGCAGTTAGCAGACTTTAGTCTCCAAAAGCAACGGGCGTATGACGGTGTCGCGGACCTCGTCCTAGCCTGCCAAGCAATGTCGGCACCGTTGGCTGATGAATGGGCCGAACTTCGATCCGATGCGCTCGATACCCGTCTTAATGATGTTAAGGTTATAACGAGGCAACTGGAGCAATATATGTCTCAAATCGGGTTCTCTCTCACACTGTTATTGGAGCAGTCACCTCTGGAAAGCCCAGGAAACCTTCCGGGAGGCAAATCGGATGTCCCTGCGCCAATGCGGATGCGTTCGGAGTCCCAAGTCAGGCGCGTGCCGCCAGAGTCTATCGGTATTCCATCGTCTTATCCAATAAATGGCGAAGATTTGATAGAACAGCCGCAGCGTACTCTCGATAAGGCACAGCGCTTCTTTGGACAGCCTGTCCCTCGAGAACAGCCTATTAGAGATGTTGAAGAGACTCCTTGGTTCTTAAGTCTTGATCATGAAGGAGAGGTATTCTATGATACCAAGTCTGAAGTACCCCAGGTAAAATGTGGTACATTGGCTGGACTAGTCGAGCAGTTGACGCGCCACGATAAACTGGAACCTTCCTTCAAGGACACCTTCCTGCTTACGTACAGATCATTCACTACAGCGTCCGAACTATTTGAAATGCTTGTCCTTCGGTTTACTCTCCAACCTCCGTCAGGCCTGAATGTGACAGAATTGCAATCTTGGACAGAGCAGAAACAAAACCCGATTCGGATCCGCGTTGTTAGTATCCTTAAGAGTTGGTTAGAGACTTATTGGATGGAACCAAATGACAATGCGAACACCCTGTTGCTAAGACGAATTCACGCGTTTGTGACAAATGCAGTCACAAATACTAGAACTCCCGGTACCACTCAGCTGCTCAGCTTAATTGATCAGCGAATACGCGGATTAGATACCACAGCTAGGCGCCTAGTGCCTACGCTTAGTGCCCACACACCCACTCCTATTCTCCCgaagaatatgaagaagataaaattCCTTGACATCGACCCTACCGAGTTCGCAAGGCAGCTTACGATCATTGAATCGAGACTATATGCCAAGATCAAACCTACAGAATGCTTGAATAAGACATGGCAGAAGAAGCTCGGACCCGATGAGCCGGACCCTGCCGTTAATGTCAAAGCGCTTATCTTACACTCCAATCAGCTGACAAATTGGGTGGCAGAGATGATCTTAACTCAATCGGATGTGAAGAGAAGAATGGTCGTCATCAAGCATTTTGTCACGGTTGCAGAG AAATGTCGGCAGATGAACAACTACTCCACTTTGACGTCGATCATCTCGGCTCTCGGAACCGCGCCAATCCACCGGTTGAACCGGACATGGTCGCAAGTTAGCCAGAAGACGTCGTCGACTTTGGAGGCGATGCGTAAGCTCATGGCCAGCACTAAGAACTTCGGAGAGTACCGTGAGACGTTGCATCTTGCAACACCACCTTGCATCCCATTTTTCGGTAATCTTCTGGATTCCCCTTGGGCTTGGAGTATATGGTTTTTGTCGTGTTTAACGGGGTGTATATTGATGATTCTTTGCTCCTAG